From a region of the Rhizobium bangladeshense genome:
- a CDS encoding PLP-dependent cysteine synthase family protein → MQLSPPPPVESALNAIGNTPVIRLRRVVPEGRAQVFLKLEYFNPTGSYKDRMAKSIIEEAERRGDLKPGMTVVEASGGSTGSSLAFVCAVKGYQLIVASSNAFAMEKLRTMRGFGATVDLIHSSSSEISADLIPSMIRHAQEVSARSDCYYSDQFNNRDALIGYEEIGRELVTQFPDGIDAFCGAVGVAGMTMGVARILKSRSASVRIVVLEPASSPVISEGWAGTHHVEGIGVGFVPPLLDHHLYDEARSIPEEEARTMCHQLAREEGLLVGTSTGLNVTAAICLAKELGQGKTVVTVASDTGLKYMSGKLFADA, encoded by the coding sequence ATGCAACTGAGTCCCCCGCCCCCCGTCGAGTCAGCGCTGAACGCTATTGGCAATACACCGGTCATACGTCTGCGTCGCGTCGTACCGGAAGGGCGCGCTCAAGTCTTTCTGAAGCTCGAGTATTTCAACCCGACAGGCTCGTATAAAGACCGCATGGCAAAATCCATCATAGAAGAGGCTGAGCGCCGCGGAGACTTGAAGCCAGGAATGACAGTCGTCGAGGCGAGTGGGGGAAGCACTGGGTCCTCGCTCGCCTTCGTTTGCGCAGTGAAAGGCTATCAGCTCATTGTGGCTTCTTCTAACGCCTTTGCAATGGAGAAGTTGCGTACCATGCGCGGCTTTGGCGCAACCGTTGATCTGATCCACAGCTCGTCCAGCGAAATTTCGGCCGATCTAATTCCGTCTATGATCCGTCACGCCCAGGAGGTCTCCGCCCGATCGGACTGCTATTATTCGGACCAGTTTAACAATCGCGACGCCTTGATAGGCTACGAGGAAATCGGCCGCGAGTTGGTCACACAATTTCCAGACGGTATCGACGCCTTCTGTGGCGCAGTTGGTGTGGCCGGAATGACAATGGGAGTGGCAAGGATTCTTAAGTCGCGCTCAGCGTCGGTTCGCATCGTGGTTCTGGAGCCGGCCTCTTCACCTGTCATATCGGAGGGGTGGGCCGGAACTCACCATGTCGAGGGGATAGGGGTAGGCTTCGTTCCGCCTTTGCTCGATCACCATCTGTATGACGAAGCGCGCAGCATTCCGGAAGAAGAAGCACGTACTATGTGCCACCAGCTGGCACGGGAGGAAGGATTGTTGGTCGGCACGTCCACAGGCCTCAACGTCACTGCGGCGATTTGTCTGGCCAAGGAATTGGGGCAGGGTAAGACGGTCGTCACGGTCGCGAGCGACACCGGCCTAAAGTACATGAGCGGGAAGCTTTTTGCAGATGCCTGA
- a CDS encoding iron-containing alcohol dehydrogenase has translation MPAGYRAHRVRRRGRPPPSHIIEAAAGFCRERGIDAVLSIGGGSALHTAKLLVYLAKTPGRLDDIYGVYLAAGKRLPLLRVPTTASTGYEVTPIVIVATPNAEKKVVFSRPHPAVGDHLSRTDAQHAAVPHCRRH, from the coding sequence ATTCCCGCTGGATATCGCGCTCACCGTGTTCGACGGCGTGGTCGCCCACCGCCATCGCATATCATCGAAGCGGCGGCAGGATTTTGCCGCGAGCGCGGCATCGACGCCGTCCTATCGATCGGCGGCGGCAGCGCGCTGCATACGGCAAAGCTCCTCGTCTATCTCGCGAAAACCCCGGGTAGGCTCGATGATATCTATGGTGTCTATCTTGCCGCCGGCAAGCGGCTGCCGCTTTTGCGGGTGCCAACCACGGCAAGCACCGGATATGAAGTGACGCCGATCGTAATCGTGGCGACACCGAACGCCGAAAAGAAAGTCGTGTTCTCGCGCCCTCATCCAGCAGTAGGCGATCATCTATCCCGAACTGACGCTCAGCATGCCGCCGTACCCCACTGCCGACGGCATTGA
- a CDS encoding type II toxin-antitoxin system VapC family toxin: protein MARYMLDTNMCIYLMKNQPEQVARRFASCYVGDVVMSAITFAELGYGVSASDDPARELDNLTALAELITVEPFGIAAARAYGPVRMATRDRKIDHLDKLIASHAIALDTVLVTNNTRDFLAHPGLKLENWLDAERRETN from the coding sequence ATGGCGCGTTACATGCTCGATACGAACATGTGTATCTACCTGATGAAAAACCAGCCGGAGCAGGTCGCTCGCCGCTTTGCCAGTTGCTATGTGGGGGACGTGGTGATGTCCGCCATCACCTTCGCGGAACTCGGGTACGGTGTTTCCGCATCCGATGATCCGGCACGAGAACTTGATAATCTCACCGCCCTGGCCGAGCTGATCACGGTAGAGCCGTTTGGGATCGCAGCAGCGCGTGCCTACGGTCCGGTTCGAATGGCGACGAGAGACCGGAAGATAGATCATCTCGACAAACTGATCGCATCGCATGCGATCGCTCTGGACACGGTATTGGTGACCAACAACACGCGGGACTTCCTGGCGCATCCCGGACTGAAGCTCGAAAACTGGCTGGACGCGGAACGCAGAGAAACCAATTAA
- a CDS encoding O-acetylhomoserine aminocarboxypropyltransferase/cysteine synthase family protein, protein MPTKTQRNIATTQPVPAPALHVETAVLHGSYRYDPTTLATTVPIYLSNAYAFESIDHASDVFDLRREGRTYSRLMNPTTDILEQRIASLEGGVAALATSSGQAAIMLAILNIAVAGDNIVSSAHLYGGTINLLSSTFQRLGIETRFVDPGDPTRFREASDDRTRCWFAEALPNPKLTPFPIVEVGAIAHEMGILLIIDNTMTPLITRPLELGAHVTLHSTSKYICGHGTTIGGVVVDGGTFDWDACSERFPLMTRPDVSHGNIRWLEAARDLPGPYGASPFLLKMRNTLMRDFGPCPSPFASFLCIQGLETLPLRMPRHCSNARRVAEYLKEHRNVLDVTYPSLGGTLERRRAEQNMGDHGGPMIVFEIAGGIDAGRRFIERLQLVYHVANIGDARTLATHPASTTHASVPQAARLASGVRDGTIRISVGLEHVDDILADIGQALEEA, encoded by the coding sequence ATGCCGACCAAAACCCAGAGAAATATCGCCACAACACAACCCGTTCCGGCGCCGGCGCTGCACGTTGAGACGGCGGTGCTTCACGGTAGCTATCGTTACGATCCGACAACACTCGCGACGACTGTGCCGATCTACCTCTCGAATGCCTATGCTTTTGAATCTATTGATCACGCATCAGACGTATTTGATCTGCGAAGAGAGGGACGCACCTATTCGCGGTTGATGAACCCGACGACGGATATACTCGAGCAACGCATTGCTTCTCTGGAGGGCGGCGTCGCGGCTTTGGCGACGTCGTCGGGCCAGGCCGCGATTATGCTCGCCATTTTGAATATTGCGGTGGCGGGCGACAACATTGTGAGTTCCGCTCATCTATATGGCGGGACAATCAATCTGCTTTCTAGTACCTTTCAAAGGCTCGGGATCGAAACGCGTTTCGTCGATCCGGGCGATCCTACACGTTTCCGCGAAGCCTCAGACGACCGTACGCGTTGTTGGTTTGCCGAAGCATTGCCCAATCCGAAACTCACACCTTTCCCGATCGTGGAGGTCGGCGCGATTGCACATGAAATGGGCATTCTGCTCATCATCGACAACACCATGACCCCTCTCATCACACGCCCGCTTGAGCTCGGCGCGCATGTGACCTTGCACTCCACGTCAAAATACATCTGCGGCCACGGCACCACGATTGGTGGGGTCGTCGTGGATGGCGGCACCTTTGATTGGGACGCCTGTTCCGAACGATTTCCGTTGATGACCCGCCCTGATGTCTCCCATGGCAATATCCGTTGGCTCGAAGCTGCGCGTGATCTGCCCGGTCCCTATGGAGCCAGCCCTTTCCTGCTCAAGATGCGCAATACGCTCATGCGTGACTTTGGCCCCTGTCCATCACCATTCGCATCGTTTCTCTGCATCCAGGGCCTGGAGACGCTGCCATTGCGGATGCCGCGACATTGCTCCAATGCCCGCCGCGTCGCTGAATATCTCAAGGAGCATCGGAACGTCCTCGACGTGACCTATCCGAGTCTTGGCGGAACGCTGGAACGACGTCGTGCCGAGCAAAACATGGGCGACCATGGCGGCCCGATGATCGTTTTCGAGATCGCCGGCGGTATCGATGCCGGCCGCCGGTTTATCGAGCGCCTACAACTCGTCTACCATGTTGCAAACATCGGCGATGCGAGGACACTCGCCACGCATCCGGCCTCCACGACGCATGCGTCAGTGCCGCAAGCAGCGCGCCTGGCTTCCGGCGTGCGCGACGGGACGATTCGGATTTCCGTCGGGCTTGAACATGTCGACGATATCCTTGCTGATATCGGTCAAGCCCTTGAAGAGGCCTGA
- a CDS encoding class I adenylate-forming enzyme family protein: MDLCTLIDRNAAVAPNKAAIHFEGATLSYAALRGSIEQAARALNKELRVTKGDRVAILSLNRPEYLILLYACARLGAIMLPLNWRLAPAEQLFILSNAGARVLVVEQEFNSLLPHLAHTLPDTSVVGLDFTPPRGSTWGNLLAQGSGDGGNSHADLSCPLLIVYTSGTTGRPKGAVLRQEALLWNGVMSQHMHALTSEDHVLSVLPFFHVGGLNIQTTPALQHGATVTIHSRFAAGATLTAFERDRPTLTALVPTAIQTLTDHDAWWTADLYSLKAVSTGSTIVSQALIERVTARGVPVLQVYGSTETCPIAIYTRLGGDLSRCGSIGLPGLCCEAMIIDDAGKELPAGAPGEIAVRGPNVFCEYWGDHQATREALCDGWYRTGDIGYRDASGHYWVRDRKKNLIISGGENIYPAEVERVLGEHPDVKECAVVGRHDSHWGEVPVAYVVRRVGARIEAEALAAHVQSQVARFKVPREFIFTRELPRTALGKIQYSILKELQARSPNSEN, translated from the coding sequence ATGGATCTCTGCACACTGATTGACCGCAATGCGGCGGTTGCTCCAAACAAGGCCGCAATTCATTTCGAGGGTGCAACGCTAAGCTACGCCGCGTTACGCGGATCTATCGAGCAAGCCGCCCGTGCCCTGAACAAAGAGCTGAGAGTCACTAAAGGCGACCGAGTCGCCATCCTCAGCCTGAACCGGCCCGAGTATCTAATTCTTCTCTATGCCTGTGCGCGTCTTGGCGCAATTATGCTGCCTTTGAACTGGCGGCTCGCGCCGGCTGAGCAGCTCTTCATCTTGTCCAATGCCGGAGCAAGGGTATTGGTTGTCGAGCAGGAGTTCAACAGCCTTCTGCCGCATCTGGCACACACACTGCCCGACACCTCAGTCGTCGGTTTGGACTTCACGCCCCCTCGCGGGAGCACATGGGGTAACCTGTTGGCCCAAGGCAGCGGCGATGGCGGTAACTCACATGCTGACTTGAGCTGCCCGCTTCTGATCGTCTACACTTCTGGCACTACCGGGCGGCCCAAAGGCGCGGTCCTCCGACAAGAAGCTTTGCTCTGGAACGGGGTGATGAGCCAGCACATGCATGCTCTGACGTCGGAAGATCATGTGTTGTCGGTACTACCGTTCTTTCACGTGGGTGGGCTCAACATTCAGACCACTCCGGCTTTGCAACATGGTGCGACGGTCACTATCCATTCCCGATTTGCGGCAGGTGCGACACTTACTGCATTTGAGCGCGATCGGCCAACACTAACGGCATTGGTTCCGACGGCCATCCAAACATTGACTGACCACGACGCGTGGTGGACGGCAGACCTGTACTCACTGAAGGCCGTTTCAACGGGCTCAACGATTGTGTCCCAGGCCCTGATCGAGCGCGTTACCGCGCGAGGGGTACCGGTCCTTCAAGTGTATGGCTCCACAGAAACCTGCCCCATCGCCATCTACACGAGGCTTGGGGGTGATCTCTCACGCTGCGGGTCTATTGGCCTGCCGGGTCTATGCTGTGAGGCGATGATCATTGATGACGCCGGCAAGGAGTTGCCGGCGGGTGCCCCAGGCGAAATCGCAGTGCGCGGCCCGAATGTCTTCTGTGAATACTGGGGCGATCATCAAGCGACCCGCGAGGCACTGTGTGACGGCTGGTATCGCACTGGTGACATCGGGTACCGGGATGCCAGCGGTCACTATTGGGTTCGCGATCGCAAAAAGAACCTCATTATTTCCGGCGGAGAAAACATCTATCCAGCCGAAGTCGAGCGTGTGCTCGGGGAGCACCCTGATGTCAAGGAATGCGCCGTTGTCGGTCGGCATGATTCGCACTGGGGCGAGGTGCCGGTCGCCTACGTGGTCAGGCGGGTGGGGGCACGGATCGAAGCGGAAGCATTGGCCGCGCATGTGCAGTCGCAGGTCGCTCGCTTCAAGGTCCCGCGGGAGTTCATTTTCACGAGGGAATTGCCGCGAACAGCCTTGGGCAAGATTCAGTACTCGATTTTGAAAGAGCTTCAAGCGCGGTCCCCCAATTCCGAGAATTAA
- a CDS encoding gamma-glutamyl-gamma-aminobutyrate hydrolase family protein has product MAEDSPAIVGVVCDRQTVDGVDYDVVRARYLEALHLTAGVVPVLIPGGLADKELRTCLLALNGLLLTGAASNVSPSRYGGPMACASTLDLDRDRTSIAAIEIALSLGVPLFGICRGLQELNVALGGTLSTNISEGEGRGVHVEDLSLARDLQYAPSHAIVAEGSGHIAECIRRLKTNSVSVNTLHEQGIAQLADGLAVDARCVDGVIEAVSVKEATTFAAAVQWHPEWFHVEDPLSGEIFRAFGEACHLHVKRKMLQP; this is encoded by the coding sequence ATGGCAGAAGACAGCCCGGCAATCGTTGGTGTCGTTTGCGATCGCCAGACGGTCGACGGCGTTGATTATGATGTGGTGCGCGCCCGTTATCTTGAAGCGTTGCACCTCACCGCTGGCGTCGTGCCAGTCCTGATCCCAGGGGGACTTGCCGACAAAGAGTTGCGGACCTGCCTGTTGGCCCTCAATGGATTGCTCCTGACCGGCGCGGCGTCAAATGTATCACCTTCACGATACGGGGGTCCGATGGCTTGCGCCAGCACGCTCGATCTTGATCGCGACAGGACGAGCATCGCTGCGATCGAGATTGCTTTGTCGCTGGGCGTCCCCTTGTTCGGAATCTGCCGTGGGCTGCAGGAACTCAATGTTGCACTTGGAGGCACGCTTTCAACCAATATCTCGGAAGGTGAAGGCCGAGGTGTGCATGTTGAAGATCTGTCTCTCGCGCGTGATCTTCAATACGCTCCCTCACATGCAATTGTCGCTGAAGGTAGCGGCCATATCGCGGAGTGCATTCGCCGCCTGAAGACAAATTCTGTTTCAGTCAACACACTGCACGAGCAGGGCATTGCACAATTGGCGGATGGTCTTGCTGTCGATGCGCGGTGCGTGGACGGCGTCATCGAAGCCGTATCGGTAAAGGAAGCAACGACATTTGCCGCAGCTGTGCAATGGCATCCTGAATGGTTTCACGTCGAGGATCCGCTCAGCGGTGAAATCTTCCGCGCCTTCGGTGAGGCGTGCCACTTGCATGTGAAAAGAAAGATGTTACAGCCGTGA
- the repA gene encoding plasmid partitioning protein RepA, which yields MPQSEKPDDEERIVKRVRRHSDSIWASIKAQGVAARAPLPDLRILRSFSLGEVAEILGVSGSYLRQLSIDGQGPTPELGTAGRRSYTLVQINELRNYLASARPKEALRFCPRRREGDKLQIISVVAGPASTTTSFYLAQGLALQGFRVLAIDLDSHGSLSRMFGFYYFGYPVHNASIYAAIRFDEDQESMRSAIQPTLFDGLDLVPGSAELSFFEEECGRRFRSEKLRYPDASIRMVSALKEVEADYDVVVLACGDGGFLTAGAYEAATGVLVTVRPEMPEIVSMTSALYSFTHFVSLIEKSGRPVKHDFFKYLVTRHDPRDVSQQKSIAMLREALGDDLLTATVWESDAIRQARDKGQSLYDLSSGAVGRSSYEQAMKSLNSANAEIMDIIFEVWGRAPFYVSMASRSTTAGKASSESRG from the coding sequence ATGCCACAATCCGAGAAACCAGACGATGAAGAGCGTATAGTGAAGCGCGTTCGGCGCCATAGCGATAGTATTTGGGCTTCCATAAAGGCGCAGGGCGTGGCTGCCAGAGCACCACTTCCAGACCTCAGGATCTTGCGCTCGTTCTCGTTGGGCGAGGTCGCTGAGATTCTCGGCGTGTCGGGTAGCTATCTGCGCCAGTTGTCAATTGATGGACAAGGCCCGACACCCGAGCTTGGGACCGCAGGACGACGCTCCTATACACTTGTACAGATCAATGAACTCCGCAATTATCTCGCTTCAGCCCGTCCGAAAGAGGCTTTGAGGTTTTGCCCGCGGCGACGCGAGGGTGATAAGCTGCAGATCATCTCGGTAGTCGCCGGTCCCGCAAGCACCACCACATCGTTTTATTTGGCTCAAGGCCTTGCACTTCAAGGTTTCCGCGTTCTCGCTATAGATCTCGATTCGCACGGCTCATTATCTAGGATGTTCGGTTTTTACTACTTTGGTTATCCAGTCCACAATGCGAGCATCTATGCGGCGATACGCTTTGATGAGGATCAGGAAAGTATGCGGTCCGCAATCCAACCCACCCTTTTTGATGGTCTTGATCTCGTTCCGGGCTCTGCCGAACTCTCTTTTTTTGAAGAGGAGTGCGGCCGGCGCTTCCGTAGCGAGAAATTGAGGTACCCGGACGCTAGCATCAGGATGGTGTCTGCGCTTAAAGAAGTTGAGGCGGATTATGACGTGGTCGTTCTCGCCTGCGGAGATGGAGGCTTTCTGACCGCGGGTGCATATGAAGCAGCAACCGGCGTTCTTGTGACGGTCCGCCCTGAGATGCCTGAGATCGTGTCAATGACCTCGGCCCTCTACTCTTTCACGCATTTCGTCTCCTTGATCGAAAAGTCTGGAAGGCCCGTAAAACATGATTTCTTCAAATATCTGGTGACAAGGCACGATCCGCGTGACGTCTCACAGCAGAAGTCAATCGCAATGTTACGGGAAGCTTTGGGGGATGATCTGTTGACAGCAACCGTCTGGGAGTCGGACGCGATCCGGCAAGCGCGGGACAAAGGCCAATCATTGTATGACCTCTCAAGCGGAGCGGTAGGCCGATCGTCGTACGAGCAAGCGATGAAATCGCTGAATTCCGCCAATGCAGAGATAATGGACATCATTTTCGAGGTTTGGGGCCGCGCGCCGTTCTATGTCTCGATGGCTTCGCGCTCGACGACTGCAGGAAAGGCGAGTTCCGAATCCCGGGGCTAA
- a CDS encoding ACT domain-containing protein, with product MTTVLRDKFEMLSNMKPSLDDGEYVFCSLPNEGSKVHNLHPIATFHEREGLAVVLEKGEAHGAGFETSLAMRQITLNVNSALDGVGLTAGVAACLAEAGIPCNMVAAYHHDHIFVPAGLADRALQLLISLQGDSARAMRNVDGQ from the coding sequence ATGACTACTGTGTTGCGAGACAAGTTCGAGATGCTGTCGAATATGAAGCCCTCGCTCGACGACGGCGAGTATGTGTTCTGCTCGTTACCCAATGAAGGGAGCAAAGTTCACAATCTACACCCGATCGCGACATTTCATGAAAGAGAAGGCTTGGCAGTCGTCCTCGAGAAAGGAGAGGCGCACGGAGCGGGGTTCGAAACTTCACTTGCGATGCGCCAGATCACTCTCAATGTGAATTCTGCGCTCGATGGCGTCGGCCTCACGGCGGGCGTCGCTGCCTGTCTCGCAGAAGCTGGCATACCGTGCAACATGGTGGCTGCATATCACCACGACCATATTTTTGTGCCGGCGGGCCTAGCTGATCGAGCATTGCAGCTCCTGATATCGCTGCAGGGCGACTCCGCGCGGGCGATGCGCAATGTTGACGGACAATAA
- a CDS encoding DMT family transporter, translated as MKSTCPSPVAGAAFALFAALSNGTVGVLSRFAFNEGLDHTAVAFWRCGIALSLISIIVLWKAGGLARLTAAFAGSWKIAVCSALGIFTLYHFETSAFAYAPIPLVAILVFAGGLGAIALDIIILKERVTMGKAFAMVMVVLGGFFLISGDGLETGSSMGVTLALIAGLGYASFIFAWKFFKLRSSLENLWLFLAYGLVMLAVPYFWSGAQIPSANALPSLLSLGVIPSFCGFYCTILALRHIEAYKTQVIESSEPFFSALFAAMFFGEWLTGSGMCASLAIILGALITSTPDRRWRPHTVTCNRRKRVT; from the coding sequence GTGAAAAGTACTTGTCCTTCGCCAGTTGCCGGCGCTGCTTTCGCCCTTTTTGCGGCTCTTTCAAATGGAACCGTCGGTGTACTGTCCCGCTTCGCCTTCAATGAAGGTCTCGATCACACGGCCGTCGCGTTCTGGCGTTGCGGTATCGCGCTTTCGCTGATTTCGATCATCGTTCTCTGGAAAGCTGGGGGTCTGGCCCGATTAACTGCCGCTTTCGCGGGGTCGTGGAAAATTGCGGTTTGCTCCGCACTTGGCATCTTTACGCTTTATCATTTTGAAACCAGCGCCTTCGCTTATGCGCCGATCCCGCTTGTCGCCATCCTAGTTTTTGCCGGTGGGCTTGGCGCAATCGCGCTCGACATTATCATCCTGAAGGAAAGAGTAACGATGGGGAAGGCGTTTGCCATGGTTATGGTCGTTCTCGGCGGTTTCTTCCTGATCTCTGGCGACGGGCTGGAAACGGGAAGCTCGATGGGCGTCACTCTCGCCCTCATTGCCGGCCTGGGTTATGCCAGCTTCATCTTCGCATGGAAATTCTTCAAACTCCGCTCTTCCTTGGAAAATTTGTGGTTGTTCCTGGCGTATGGACTGGTCATGCTCGCCGTGCCCTATTTCTGGAGCGGTGCACAAATCCCATCAGCAAACGCTTTGCCGAGCCTGTTGTCGCTTGGCGTTATTCCGTCTTTTTGCGGCTTTTACTGCACGATCCTCGCCCTGCGGCATATCGAAGCGTACAAAACACAGGTCATCGAATCGAGCGAGCCGTTCTTTTCCGCGCTCTTTGCCGCCATGTTCTTCGGCGAATGGCTGACAGGTTCAGGAATGTGTGCGTCCCTAGCTATCATTCTTGGTGCGTTAATCACGTCAACGCCTGATCGTCGTTGGCGTCCCCACACAGTTACGTGCAATCGGCGAAAGAGAGTAACGTGA
- the vapB gene encoding type II toxin-antitoxin system VapB family antitoxin produces the protein MHTTKAFKNGNSQAVRIPAELAFERTDVELEIERIGDELRIRPVHRSLAGVLDVFARFSPDFMRDGRESHEQEERDKI, from the coding sequence ATGCACACCACTAAAGCTTTCAAGAATGGAAATTCCCAGGCGGTTCGCATACCGGCGGAACTGGCGTTTGAGCGAACCGATGTTGAGTTGGAAATCGAGCGCATCGGCGACGAGCTTCGCATCCGTCCTGTGCATCGCTCCCTGGCCGGCGTTCTGGATGTATTCGCCCGCTTCTCTCCGGATTTCATGCGCGACGGAAGAGAGTCCCATGAGCAAGAGGAGCGGGATAAGATCTGA
- a CDS encoding helix-turn-helix domain-containing protein produces MNRVSKIEKSPVAPSVGALLEEARLTRGYSLDDVAETTGLTVAEVTALENDADFDASRIRRTASALGILEKIQDVPRRHH; encoded by the coding sequence ATGAACAGGGTCTCGAAGATTGAGAAATCCCCAGTTGCCCCGTCCGTTGGCGCTCTGCTTGAAGAAGCTCGTCTGACTCGCGGCTATTCGCTGGACGACGTCGCAGAAACCACTGGTCTGACTGTGGCAGAGGTGACAGCTCTGGAGAATGACGCGGATTTCGACGCGTCGAGGATTCGAAGGACCGCATCCGCTCTGGGGATCTTGGAAAAGATACAAGATGTGCCGCGCAGACATCATTGA
- a CDS encoding autoinducer binding domain-containing protein — translation MFDDAKKFGLNAGVTVPFRGQAGIVLDNEFCAKRSE, via the coding sequence ATCTTCGATGACGCTAAAAAGTTCGGTTTGAACGCGGGTGTTACTGTTCCCTTCCGCGGGCAGGCGGGCATTGTCCTCGACAATGAGTTTTGTGCAAAAAGAAGCGAGTGA
- a CDS encoding fatty acid desaturase family protein gives MALQYRAKGIFMNSHAQPLYKGIEAPDRYTHHHFDRSITGDIKALATDNWHGPFYIVKDYAVIATLVWLVVDVSWWFYPLAVIMIGAHQRGISTILHDSAHGVLTKNRLLNFLLGTWPTAWPIFQRHFAYKESHVHSHHPFLGRADADPDLEFFIKEGVFTPRTDRSFIWKIIVLPLLGSKTYAYFRYLVRNRYQVIVASLSGKESATRVQRGEGWRCEFDRWGFYAFWASIAAAGLVSGYFLEFLLLWVVPYVTSFHIIGWFIEMSEHCSSIDNQHVNLHMARNRQSRNIEKWLTGINNDNYHLDHHLDPTTPFWRLPEAHAIRMRDLEYAAHCSETGGIFQSGPNGEPSILMLIKDQNRKRFIESALLPA, from the coding sequence ATGGCGCTTCAATATCGAGCAAAAGGTATTTTCATGAACAGTCATGCTCAACCTCTCTATAAAGGTATCGAAGCGCCTGATCGCTATACGCACCATCACTTCGATCGATCTATCACCGGTGACATCAAGGCTCTTGCGACTGACAATTGGCATGGCCCATTTTACATCGTTAAGGACTATGCGGTGATCGCTACCCTTGTGTGGCTGGTGGTTGATGTAAGCTGGTGGTTTTATCCTCTCGCGGTAATCATGATCGGCGCGCATCAAAGGGGCATTTCCACCATTTTGCACGATTCCGCGCATGGCGTTCTGACAAAGAATCGCTTGCTGAACTTCCTGCTCGGCACGTGGCCAACCGCCTGGCCGATCTTTCAGCGCCACTTTGCCTACAAGGAGTCTCATGTCCATAGTCATCACCCCTTCCTTGGCAGAGCCGACGCCGATCCCGACCTAGAGTTCTTTATAAAGGAAGGCGTATTCACGCCGCGGACGGATCGTTCCTTTATCTGGAAGATCATTGTTCTTCCGTTACTCGGATCGAAGACCTACGCTTATTTCAGGTATCTGGTACGTAACAGATACCAGGTAATTGTCGCTTCCCTTTCCGGCAAGGAGAGCGCTACGCGAGTTCAGCGTGGAGAAGGGTGGCGCTGTGAATTCGATCGCTGGGGCTTCTATGCATTCTGGGCGTCTATTGCCGCGGCCGGTCTGGTCTCCGGCTATTTCCTGGAATTCCTCCTGCTCTGGGTCGTTCCCTACGTCACCTCATTCCATATCATCGGATGGTTCATCGAGATGTCTGAGCACTGCAGCTCCATCGACAACCAGCACGTCAACCTTCATATGGCGCGAAACCGGCAAAGCCGGAACATCGAGAAGTGGCTGACGGGGATCAACAACGACAACTATCATCTCGATCATCACCTCGATCCGACCACCCCATTCTGGCGTCTACCTGAGGCGCACGCCATCCGCATGCGCGATCTCGAATATGCGGCGCACTGCTCCGAGACAGGCGGGATATTTCAGTCTGGCCCAAATGGTGAACCTTCCATTCTGATGCTGATCAAAGACCAGAATCGGAAGCGCTTTATCGAAAGCGCGCTGTTGCCGGCCTAA
- a CDS encoding TlpA family protein disulfide reductase, with protein MTSNISIGSPAPSINVQHWLRGDPLSNFQLGKIYILDFFSTTCGYCGPVLSHLAQMQEEISDMGVELIEVAANEEAETANEALAQVDKWVTKWLPNTKIRIGFDHSGEMAKHWLLASLSFHLPQAFIVGRDGSIAFIGDPDMPVLQTLAEYKGEPG; from the coding sequence ATGACCTCTAATATAAGTATTGGCTCGCCAGCCCCGTCGATCAACGTGCAGCACTGGCTCCGCGGCGATCCGCTTTCCAACTTCCAGCTCGGCAAGATCTACATCCTCGATTTCTTTTCGACTACCTGCGGATATTGCGGGCCGGTGCTGTCCCACTTGGCGCAGATGCAGGAGGAAATCAGCGACATGGGAGTTGAACTCATCGAGGTCGCAGCAAATGAGGAAGCTGAAACGGCTAACGAGGCCCTAGCTCAGGTGGACAAATGGGTAACCAAATGGCTCCCGAATACGAAAATTCGGATCGGGTTCGACCACTCAGGCGAAATGGCTAAGCATTGGCTGTTAGCCAGCCTGTCCTTCCATCTTCCACAGGCGTTCATTGTCGGCCGAGACGGCAGCATCGCCTTCATCGGTGATCCGGACATGCCCGTGCTGCAGACCCTGGCGGAGTATAAGGGTGAGCCGGGGTGA